The stretch of DNA CTCTACCGCACCCGGCTGGGGCGCGCCATGCGCGCGGTGGCCCAGAACCGTACCGGAGCGCACCTGATCGGCCTCGAGGTGGACCGCGTGTACCTGATCGCCTTCGGGGTGGCATCGGCACTCGCCGGGGTGGCGGGCGTGCTGGTGAGCGTGCTGCTGTTCGCCTCGCCGGCGGTAGGGCTGGTGTACACGCTCAAGGCCTTCGCGATCATCGTGATGGCGGGCCTGGGCAACCTGCGCGGCGTGCTGTGGGCCTCGCTGGCGTTAGCGCTCTCCGAGGCCTTCGTGCAGACCTACCTGCCCGGCGGCGGCGGCTGGAGCGAAGCGGTGTTCTTCCTGCTGATTTTCGTCACCCTGATCGGACGCGCCTGGCGCCCGGTAGGAGCGCGCGCATGAGTGCGGCCACCAACGTTCCCGCACCGAAGCGCCGCACGTGGTGGCCCTGGGTGCTGGGCGGCCTGCTGGCCGTGCTGGCCGTGCTGTTCCCGCTGCTCCCCTTTGGCCCGCGTGCCGAGTTCGCCACCCAGACCGCCATCTTCACCCTGATCATTGCCACGCTGGCCCTCTCCTGGGACCTGCTGGCCCGCACCGGGCAGCTGAGCCTGGCGCACGCGGCCTTTTACGGCATCGGGGCCTACACCTTCGCGCTGCTGGCCAAGTACGGCCCGGCCTGGATGACCTGGCCGGTCGAGATGCTGCTGGCCGCGCTGGTCGCGGCGCTGTTCAGCCTGCTGCTGGGCATGGCCACCCTGCGGCTCTCGGGCATGTACTTCGCCATCGCCACCCTGGCGTTCAGCGAGGTGGTCAAGACCGTGATCCAGAACCTGCCCGAGTCCATCGCGGGCGGCGCGAACGGCATGCTGGTCGAACCGCTGCTGGGCGGCCAGACCCGCGCGCAGTACTACCTGGCCCTCGGCGTGCTGCTGCTGGCAGTACTGACCAGCCTGTGGGTGCGCGCGAGCCGCCTGCACTACGCCTTTACCGCCATCCGCCAGGGCGAGGAGGTCGCGCGGGTGCTGGGTGTGGCCTCCACACCCTACAAACTGCTGGCCTTCTTCCTGTCGTCGTTCCTGGCCGGTCTGGCCGGGGTGCTGTACGCGGGCAAGACCTTCTTCATCATTCCCACCGACACCTTCAGCCTGTCGGTCTCGGTCACGGCGCTCACCACCGCCATCTTCGGCGGCCTGTACACCACGCTGGGCCCGGTGATCGCGGCGGCGGTGCTGACCGTGATCGAAGAACTGCTCAAGCTGCGCATTCCCAACGGCTACCTGGTGGTCTACGGCCTGATCCTGATCCTGACCATCTTGTTCCTGCCGCGCGGCCTGATGGGCCTGGGGAGGAAAAAATGAGCCTGCTCGAGGCACACGGCCTCTCCAAGCGCTTCGGCGGCTTAAAGGCGGTTTCGGAACTGTCGTTTCACCTCGAGGAGGGCGAGATCTTGGGGGTCATCGGCCCCAACGGGGCCGGCAAGACCACGCTGCTCAACCTGCTCTCGGGCGTGTACGTGCCCGACGCGGGCCGACTGGTGCTCGGCGGCCAGGACCTGACCCACGCGCCCATGGAGCGGCGCTGCCACGCCGGGCTGGGCCGGGCCTTCCAGGTCGTGCGTCCCTTTCCGGAAATGAGCGTTTTTGACAACGTGCTGGTGGGTGCTCTGTTCGGCAAGCCGGGCGGACGGCTGCAGGAGGCGCGGGCCCGCACCGAGGCGATCCTTGCGCTCACCGACCTCGAGGCGGTGGCGGACCGCAACGCGCACGACCTGAGCCTGCTGCAGGACAAGCGCCTCGAGGTGGCGCGCGCGCTGGCGACTCAGCCGCGGGTGCTGCTGCTCGACGAGGTGATGGCGGGCCTGCGCCCCACCGAGGCGCAGGAGGCGGTCGGGCTGGTCAAGCGCGTGCGCGCTTCGGGCGTGAGCGTTTTGTTCATCGAGCACGTGATGCCGGTGGTGCGCGAACTGGCCGACCGGGTGCTGGTGATGGACTACGGACAGAAGCTGGCCGAGGGCAGCTACCTCGAGGTGACCTCGGACCCCCGGGTGGTCGAGGCCTACCTGGGCGCGGACGAGGAGGATGTGGCGTGAGGCTCGAGATCGAGAACCTGCAGGCGGGCTACGGCAAGGCCCAGGTGCTGTGGGACGTGACCGTCACCGTGGAAGAGGGCGAGTTCGTGGCGGTGATCGGTGCCAACGGGGCTGGCAAGACCACCACCTTGCGCGCGGTGTCGGGCCTGATCCGCCCCAGAGGGGGCAGCATCCGGCTGGGCGGGGTGGACCTGCGCAGCCTCTCGGGCGGGCAGATCGTGCGCCTGGGGCTGGGTCACGTTCCCGAGGGCCGTCAGCTGTTTTCCGGCATGACCGTGCTGGAAAACCTCGAACTGGGCGCGCAGGTCCGCGAGGAAGCCTGGAAGGCGCGTCACAGCACGCTGCGCGAGGTGTACACGCTGTTCCCGCGCCTTGAGGAGCGCGCCGCGCAGAAGGCCGGGACGCTCTCGGGCGGCGAGCAGCAGATGGTGGCGGTGGGCCGCGCCCTGATGGGCCTGCCGCGGGTGATGCTGGTGGACGAGCCCAGCCTGGGCCTCTCGCCGCTGATGACCTCGGTGCTGTTCGGAGCGCTCTCGGCGGTGCACCGCCGGGGCGTGGGCGTGCTGCTGGTCGAGCAGAACGTGCGCCGCAGCCTGCAGCTCGCCTCGAGGGCCTACGTGCTCGAAAACGGCCGGGTGGTGCGCGAGGGCAGCGGCGGGGCGCTGCTCGAGGACCCGCAGGTGCGCGAAGCCTATCTGGCCATGTGACTTTTCGGCGTGCGGCGGCCCCTAAGCAGGCCGCCGCACGCCTTTGACCGCCGGTTGTGGCGAGCGGTCCGGCTAGACATCCTGGGGCAGCTCGGGGAGCCGCTCGAGCTGCCAGTTGCGCACCTGCCACTGGCGGCTTGAGCGCTCCAGCTGCACCGAGAGCGCGTAACGCACCGGCAAGTTCCGGTCCGGTCGCCCGAAGGTCAGGGCGACGACCGCCCGCAGGCGCGCGCTATCCGTACGGTCCTCGGGCAACTCGGCAGCCAGCAGCTGCACCTCGCCCAGCCGGTTCAGCTCCGGTCGGGCACCCTGAGGGGATCCCCAACGGCGCAGCGCCTTGAGCCGGGCGTCGAGCTGTGCCGCGG from Deinobacterium chartae encodes:
- a CDS encoding branched-chain amino acid ABC transporter permease, which translates into the protein MSAATNVPAPKRRTWWPWVLGGLLAVLAVLFPLLPFGPRAEFATQTAIFTLIIATLALSWDLLARTGQLSLAHAAFYGIGAYTFALLAKYGPAWMTWPVEMLLAALVAALFSLLLGMATLRLSGMYFAIATLAFSEVVKTVIQNLPESIAGGANGMLVEPLLGGQTRAQYYLALGVLLLAVLTSLWVRASRLHYAFTAIRQGEEVARVLGVASTPYKLLAFFLSSFLAGLAGVLYAGKTFFIIPTDTFSLSVSVTALTTAIFGGLYTTLGPVIAAAVLTVIEELLKLRIPNGYLVVYGLILILTILFLPRGLMGLGRKK
- a CDS encoding ATP-binding cassette domain-containing protein — translated: MRLEIENLQAGYGKAQVLWDVTVTVEEGEFVAVIGANGAGKTTTLRAVSGLIRPRGGSIRLGGVDLRSLSGGQIVRLGLGHVPEGRQLFSGMTVLENLELGAQVREEAWKARHSTLREVYTLFPRLEERAAQKAGTLSGGEQQMVAVGRALMGLPRVMLVDEPSLGLSPLMTSVLFGALSAVHRRGVGVLLVEQNVRRSLQLASRAYVLENGRVVREGSGGALLEDPQVREAYLAM
- a CDS encoding ABC transporter ATP-binding protein; translated protein: MSLLEAHGLSKRFGGLKAVSELSFHLEEGEILGVIGPNGAGKTTLLNLLSGVYVPDAGRLVLGGQDLTHAPMERRCHAGLGRAFQVVRPFPEMSVFDNVLVGALFGKPGGRLQEARARTEAILALTDLEAVADRNAHDLSLLQDKRLEVARALATQPRVLLLDEVMAGLRPTEAQEAVGLVKRVRASGVSVLFIEHVMPVVRELADRVLVMDYGQKLAEGSYLEVTSDPRVVEAYLGADEEDVA